CGCGTCGCTGGTGTTGTTGGCGGCGCTAATCGGCGCGATTGTCATTTCGCGCCACGAAGTCAGGGAGTAGGGGAGCGGGAGAATCGGGATGGGCGGGGGAATAACGCTGAACCACTTCCTGGTTCTGAGCCTGATAATCTTTTCGCTCGGGCTGTTCACGGTTCTGACGCGCCGAAACGCGATTGGAATCCTGATGGGCGTCGAGCTGATACTCAACTCCGCCAACATCAACTACCTTGCATTCGCGTTTTACGGCGGCGGCAAATACGACGGCCAGATTTTTGCGATTTTCGTAATCATGCTGGCGGCGGCAGAGGCGGTGATCGGACTGGCGGTGGTGCTGGCGATTTATCAGAACTTCAAGACGATCGATGTCGATGCGGCCGAGACGCTGCGTGGATAGCTGAGCGATGGATCATCCGATTGCGGTTACCTTCATTCGATTGATCGTGGCGCTGCCGCTGGTGGGCGCGGCGATCAATTTCATTGCGGGCGCGTGGCTGCAGAAGACCTTCGGCAAGCGTGCGATAAGCTTCGTTGGATGTGGTGTCGTCATCGCGGCGTTCATCCTTGCGCTGCGCGCGTTTCTCGTGATGATCGCGATCCCGCCGGAAAACCGCTTCATGCTCGACGACCTGTGGAAGTGGTTCGATGTCGGCGGACTGAACCTGGACATCGCGTTCTGGCTCGATCCGTTGTCGATGGTGATGACGCTGGTAGTCACTGGCGTGGGCGGCCTGATCCACATCTACTCGATTGGCTACATGCACGACGACGACGGCTACTGGCGTTTTTTCGGATGGCTCAACCTGTTCACGTTCGCGATGCTGGTGCTGGTGTTGGGCGACAACTTGTGGCTGATGTTCGTGGGCTGGGAGGGCGTGGGGCTGTGCTCGTTCGCGCTGATCGGGTTCTGGTACAAGGTGACGGCGAACACGACGGCGGGCAACAAGGCGTTCATCGTCAACCGGATCGGCGATCTTGCGTTCGTGATCGCGCTGTACAGTTTGTTCGCGGGACTGCAGTCGATCGGGCACGCGACGCTGGTGACGCGCGAGATCGCGAGATACGCGCCGGCGCTTGCCGGGATGCCGATAAATTTTGCCGGCTATCAGTCGGCGTATCCCCTGGTCGGCTTCGTGACGCTGTTGATGTTCATCGGGGCGACGGGAAAGTCGGCGCAGATTCCGCTGTACGTGTGGCTGCCGGACGCGATGGCGGGACCGACGCCGGTCAGCGCGCTGATCCATGCGGCGACGATGGTGACGGCGGGCGTGTACATGGTGGCGCGGCTGAACTTTTTGTTTTCGATGTCGCCGTTCACGATGGGCGTGATCGCGGTGGTGGGCGGACTGACGGCGCTGTTGGCGGCGACGATTGGCGTGGCGCAAAACGACATCAAAAAAGTGCTCGCGTACTCGACGGTGAGCCAGCTCGGATACATGTTCGCGGCGCTGGGCGTCGGCGCATACGCGGCGGGCGTGTTCCATCTAATGACGCATGCGTTCTTCAAGGCGTGCCTGTTCCTGGGAGCGGGGTCGGTGATCCACGCGATGGGTGGAGAGCAGGACATGCGCAAGATGGGTGCGCTGCGGCACAAGATGCCGATCACGTTCGTGACGTTCATGGCGGCGACGCTGGCGATATCGGGGGTGCCGCCGTTCGCGGGATTCATGTCGAAGGACGAGATCATCTGGCAGGCAATATCGCATGGGCACCCGGTGGTGTGGGCGATGCTGCTGATTGGCGCGGGAATCACGGTGTTCTACATGTTTCGCCAGGTGTACATGACCTTCTTCGGCGAATTTCGCGGCACCCACGAGCAGGAGCATCATGTGCACGAATCGCCGGCGTCGATGGCGTACGTGCTGATCGTGCTGGGCGCGCTGTCGGTAGTCGGCGGACTCGTGAAGATTCCGGCTTTCATCGCGAGTTTCAAGCCATTCGAGGACTTTCTCGATCCCGTATTCAGCTCCGAGGCGACGCGCCGGATAACCGAAGCGGGAATACATAGTCGTGCGACGGAAGGTGCGTTCGGACTTATCACATTCACGATAGTAGTAATCGGATGGCTAATTGCGGATCTTATGTATCGGCAGCAAAAGCTGGAGCCCGCGCGCTTTAGTCAGATGTTCGGCGGAGTGCCATACGAATGGGTATACAACAAATACTATGTCGATGAATTCTACAATCGAGTGATTATAGAGCCATATATGTTCGCGACGCGGGTGCTGGCATGGTTCGACTCCAACATCATCGACGGCGTCGTGAACCTGGCGGCACGCATCATAGTATTTCTTTCGTGGCTGTCGGGACTATTCGACCATTACGTAGTCGATGGGCTGGTGAATTTCGCCTCGAACCTGACGCTCGACGTGGGCGGCAGGCTGCGACGGCTGCAGACCGGCTCGATCAATGGATACTTATACGGAATTCTGGCCGCGGTGATGCTGATATTGCTGGTGCGCGCGGTGGCAAGGA
The Candidatus Binatus sp. DNA segment above includes these coding regions:
- the nuoK gene encoding NADH-quinone oxidoreductase subunit NuoK — its product is MGGGITLNHFLVLSLIIFSLGLFTVLTRRNAIGILMGVELILNSANINYLAFAFYGGGKYDGQIFAIFVIMLAAAEAVIGLAVVLAIYQNFKTIDVDAAETLRG
- the nuoL gene encoding NADH-quinone oxidoreductase subunit L, encoding MDHPIAVTFIRLIVALPLVGAAINFIAGAWLQKTFGKRAISFVGCGVVIAAFILALRAFLVMIAIPPENRFMLDDLWKWFDVGGLNLDIAFWLDPLSMVMTLVVTGVGGLIHIYSIGYMHDDDGYWRFFGWLNLFTFAMLVLVLGDNLWLMFVGWEGVGLCSFALIGFWYKVTANTTAGNKAFIVNRIGDLAFVIALYSLFAGLQSIGHATLVTREIARYAPALAGMPINFAGYQSAYPLVGFVTLLMFIGATGKSAQIPLYVWLPDAMAGPTPVSALIHAATMVTAGVYMVARLNFLFSMSPFTMGVIAVVGGLTALLAATIGVAQNDIKKVLAYSTVSQLGYMFAALGVGAYAAGVFHLMTHAFFKACLFLGAGSVIHAMGGEQDMRKMGALRHKMPITFVTFMAATLAISGVPPFAGFMSKDEIIWQAISHGHPVVWAMLLIGAGITVFYMFRQVYMTFFGEFRGTHEQEHHVHESPASMAYVLIVLGALSVVGGLVKIPAFIASFKPFEDFLDPVFSSEATRRITEAGIHSRATEGAFGLITFTIVVIGWLIADLMYRQQKLEPARFSQMFGGVPYEWVYNKYYVDEFYNRVIIEPYMFATRVLAWFDSNIIDGVVNLAARIIVFLSWLSGLFDHYVVDGLVNFASNLTLDVGGRLRRLQTGSINGYLYGILAAVMLILLVRAVART